CCTTAGGATAATTAAGGGTAACGTACCACTTGCTGAGATGTTTGGATATGCAACAGTATTACGATCTATTACTCAAGGAAGAGGTACGTATACAATGGAACCGTTGGAATATAGACCTGCACCTGCAAAGGTGTTCAGTAGTGTTGCATAAGATAATTTAAAAATAAAAATCGGAGGTTTCATCGATGGGGAAGGAAGTATTTAAGCGGACGAAGCCGCATGTGAATGTAGGTACGATAGGGCATGTTGATCATGGTAAGACGACGTTGACGTCGGTAATTACGCATGTATTGGCGAAGCAGGGGTTGGCGAAGGAGAGGCCGTACGATTCGATTGATAAGGCGCCGGAGGAGCGGGAGCGTGGGATCACGATTGCGATATCGCATGTGGAGTATGAGACCCAGAAGAGGCATTATGCACACGTGGATTGTCCTGGGCATGCAGACTATGTAAAGAACATGATAACAGGAGCGGCGCAGATGGATGGGGCGATTTTGGTGGTAAGTGCGCCTGACGGTCCTATGCCTCAGACGAGAGAGCATATTCTTTTGGCAAGGCAGGTAGGAGTGCCGAGGATAGCAGTATTTATGAATAAGGTGGATATGTTAGAGGATCCGGAGTTATTGGATCTTGTCGAGATGGAAATTAGGGAGTTATTGAGTAAGTATAATTTTCCTGGAGATGAAATTCCGGTAATTAGAGGGTCTGCGTTAAAGGCACAGGAGTGTGGATGCGGTTCTGCTACATGTGCGAGTTGTGGGCCTGTTTTGAAGTTAATGGATGCGGTGGATACGTACATACCGGATCCGGTACGCGAGATAGATAAGCCATTTTTGATGTCAGTGGAAGATGTGTTTAGTATAAAGGGGAGAGGGACGGTAGCGACCGGGAGGGTAGAGAGGGGCAGGGTTAAGGTAGGAGATGAGATAGAGATAGTAGGGATAAAGCCTGATGTTAAGAAGTCGGTGGTGACGGGAGTTGAGATGTTTAATAAGACATTGGACGAAGGACAGGCAGGCGATAATCTTGGTGTGTTGCTAAGGGGTGTGGAGAAGGATGATATAGAGAGAGGTCAGGTGTTGGCAAAGCCAGGGAGTATAACGCCGCATAAGAAGTATGAGGCCGAGGCATATATTTTAACGAAAGAGGAAGGTGGAAGGCATACACCGTTTTTTAATGGGTATAGGCCACAGTTTTATTTTAGGACGACAGATGTGACGGGTGTGGTAAGTTTGACGGGAGGAGCTGAGATGGTAATGCCGGGGGATAATGTAAAGGTCAATGTCGAGCTTTTAACAGCCGTAGCGATGGATGAAGGATTAAGATTCGCTATCAGAGAAGGTGGAAAAACAGTCGGCGCTGGCGTCGTTACAAAAATTATTGAATAAATTGATTTTGTTCTTGTTTATTTTTGAATATATGGTAAACTAAGCCCTTTTGCTATTAGAGTTTACTGGTTTCTTTATTGGAGTATTATAGTGCTGGATCAAATTATAAGAATACGAATGGAGGCTTATGATCATAGAATATTAGATCAATCAGCTTTGGAAGTTGTTGAAACGGCAAAGCGTACCGGAGCAAAGGTATTTGGCCCTGTTCCTTTGCCAACCCGCATTGAGAGATATACTGTGTTAAGGTCTCCGCATGTTGATAAAAAATCTCGGGAACAATTTGAGATTAGAACACATAAAAGATTGATTGATATTGTTGAGCCTACAGCAAAAACTATGGATGCACTAAATAAAATAAATATGCCTGCAGGTATAGAGATTAAGATAAAAGCATAAGTTTAGAAATATTAATATTTCTTAAGATCGAGGTGAAGGTAGGATGTTAAATGGTTTTCTTGGAAAAAAAATAGGAATGACACAGGTATACTCGGAAGATGGTGTGCTTATTCCAGTAACGGTGATTCAAGCTGGACCTTGCAATGTAATGCAAATAAAAACTATAGAAAACGACGGTTATTCTGCAGTTCAGCTGGCATTTGATAATAAAAAAAAGAAGAATGCCAAGAAGCCGGAAATCGGCCATGCAGCAAAGGCCTCTTTGGAACCTAAAAGATTCATCAGAGAGGTGATACCTGAAGATAACACGGACATTAAGTTAGGCCAAACCATTTCTATTGATATGTTGGATGGGGTAAAGATGTTAGATATTGTTGGTTTAACCAAGGGAAAAGGATATGCAGGTGTTATGAAAAGGTGGAACTTTAAGGGCGGTCTTAATACTCATGGTTCAACTCGGCACAGACCGCCTGGTTCTATTGGTTCCAATACAGATCCTGGGCGGGTAATTCGTGGTAAAAAGATGGCTGGAAGGCTCGGTAACGAGCGTGTGACAATAAAAAATATCAGTGTTGTTAAGATAGACAGGGATAGAAATCTGTTATTAGTCAAAGGTGCTATTCCTGGGCATAAAGGAAGTTACCTTATATTAAAAAAGAGTAAAACAAATAAGATAGGTTAATAAAAAGTATGGAAATACTTGTATACAATAAATTAGGCGAAAAAGTAAATAACATACAATTAAATGAAAAGAAGTATGGGGGACCTGTCCGTACTAAGCTATTGCGAGATGCTGTTATTATGTATGAGGCAAACAAGAGGCAGGGAACAGCTTGCACAAAAACAAGAGGAGAGGTTGCTGGTGGTGGTAAAAAGCCATGGGTGCAGAAACATACAGGGAGAGCTAGAGCCGGTAGTATTCGCTCACCAATTTGGAAAGGTGGAGGTGTATCGTTTGGACCCAGGCCTAGAGATTACTCATATTCGATACCAAAGAAAGCGAGAAAATTAGCTCTCTATTCTGCATTAACAGCAAAAATTCGCGATAACGAGCTACTTGTATTA
The genomic region above belongs to Candidatus Jettenia caeni and contains:
- a CDS encoding translation elongation factor Tu; protein product: MGKEVFKRTKPHVNVGTIGHVDHGKTTLTSVITHVLAKQGLAKERPYDSIDKAPEERERGITIAISHVEYETQKRHYAHVDCPGHADYVKNMITGAAQMDGAILVVSAPDGPMPQTREHILLARQVGVPRIAVFMNKVDMLEDPELLDLVEMEIRELLSKYNFPGDEIPVIRGSALKAQECGCGSATCASCGPVLKLMDAVDTYIPDPVREIDKPFLMSVEDVFSIKGRGTVATGRVERGRVKVGDEIEIVGIKPDVKKSVVTGVEMFNKTLDEGQAGDNLGVLLRGVEKDDIERGQVLAKPGSITPHKKYEAEAYILTKEEGGRHTPFFNGYRPQFYFRTTDVTGVVSLTGGAEMVMPGDNVKVNVELLTAVAMDEGLRFAIREGGKTVGAGVVTKIIE
- a CDS encoding 30S ribosomal protein S10; translated protein: MEAYDHRILDQSALEVVETAKRTGAKVFGPVPLPTRIERYTVLRSPHVDKKSREQFEIRTHKRLIDIVEPTAKTMDALNKINMPAGIEIKIKA
- a CDS encoding 50S ribosomal protein L3, whose amino-acid sequence is MLNGFLGKKIGMTQVYSEDGVLIPVTVIQAGPCNVMQIKTIENDGYSAVQLAFDNKKKKNAKKPEIGHAAKASLEPKRFIREVIPEDNTDIKLGQTISIDMLDGVKMLDIVGLTKGKGYAGVMKRWNFKGGLNTHGSTRHRPPGSIGSNTDPGRVIRGKKMAGRLGNERVTIKNISVVKIDRDRNLLLVKGAIPGHKGSYLILKKSKTNKIG
- a CDS encoding 50S ribosomal protein L4 — translated: MEILVYNKLGEKVNNIQLNEKKYGGPVRTKLLRDAVIMYEANKRQGTACTKTRGEVAGGGKKPWVQKHTGRARAGSIRSPIWKGGGVSFGPRPRDYSYSIPKKARKLALYSALTAKIRDNELLVLESLEFDTPKTKQMVGILKALGINGGSCLIVLPEANEIVWKSARNIPSVKVMTSAELNAYDVLKPKKILITREALNSIN